In Phragmites australis chromosome 17, lpPhrAust1.1, whole genome shotgun sequence, the following are encoded in one genomic region:
- the LOC133896765 gene encoding uncharacterized protein LOC133896765: MRPPYLCTNALTSLVAVKSMSSSAVLRFACRSLRRPSSFPRALFAKEQRFLPRSPMPTRRLYRSDDCVRKAELSKYSQLDTQPKLQNSGHETSIVPRKKTKVPLTLDQVYRIFDEREIMLKQLEVAIIEKIKRDRRRRVLLGASIFGGLAIYVKQRFFGGSQEVEGSN, from the exons ATGCGTCCCCCTTATTTATGCACGAACGCCCTAACCAGTCTAGTGGCAGTAAAAAGCATGTCGTCGTCGGCGGTGCTCCGGTTCGCCTGCCGCTCGCTCCGCCGGCCTTCTTCGTTCCCGCGAGCCCTCTTCGCCAAGGAGCAGCGGTTCTTGCCCCGCTCGCCGATGCCTACGCGCCGGCTCTACAGATCCGACGACTGCGTCAGGAAGGCCGAGCTGAGCAAG TATTCCCAACTAGATACTCaaccaaaacttcaaaattcGGGACACGAAACCTCTATCGTGCCACGCAAGAAGACGAAGGTGCCCCTGACACTCGACCAAGTATACCGTATCTTTGATGAGCGGGAGATTATGTTAAAACAACTCGAAGTAGCGATAATAGAGAAGATCAAGCGTGACag GCGTAGACGAGTGTTGTTGGGTGCTTCCATCTTCGGCGGCCTTGCCATTTACGTGAAGCAACGTTTCTTTGGTGGGAGTCAAGAGGTCGAGGGGAGCAATTAA